A section of the Deinococcus sp. KNUC1210 genome encodes:
- a CDS encoding LysR family transcriptional regulator yields MAINPDHLLTFIHVARLGTLSAAAEQLHLTQPAVSNQIKLLTQAVGEPLLIRHRYGVRLTPAGEGLLPYAVATARALAGARQYAADLHGLELGTLDIAASSTIAATILPGVLARYHALFPRVALRVQQGNTQDVMKRLLAQSCELALIEGPVSGLPLDLKQQVFRRDTLRLVLSPQHPLAARRSLSPEELTDVGVVWREPGSGTRDVAKLALEQAGIQTREVLTLTGTEAVKEAVITGLGVAFLSEASVRRDVDAGRLICPSLNLPGLERDLSIVSAEEEVLSRAVRGFLTFLV; encoded by the coding sequence ATGGCGATCAATCCTGACCACCTGCTGACGTTCATTCATGTGGCCCGCCTGGGTACCCTCAGCGCTGCTGCTGAACAGTTGCACCTGACGCAGCCGGCCGTGTCGAACCAGATCAAACTGCTCACTCAAGCTGTCGGCGAGCCGCTCCTCATCCGGCACCGCTATGGCGTCCGGCTCACCCCGGCTGGCGAGGGGCTGCTTCCCTATGCGGTGGCGACTGCACGTGCGCTGGCGGGAGCTCGGCAGTACGCCGCCGATCTACACGGGCTGGAGCTCGGCACCCTCGACATCGCCGCCAGCAGTACCATCGCGGCCACCATCCTCCCGGGCGTCCTGGCGAGGTACCATGCCCTGTTTCCCAGAGTCGCTCTGCGTGTCCAGCAGGGCAACACACAGGACGTGATGAAGCGACTCCTGGCGCAGAGCTGCGAACTGGCGCTCATTGAAGGCCCCGTGAGCGGCCTCCCTCTCGACCTGAAGCAGCAGGTGTTCCGGCGCGATACGTTGCGGCTGGTACTGTCACCTCAGCATCCCCTGGCCGCCCGTCGGTCGCTGAGTCCAGAAGAGCTGACAGATGTCGGTGTGGTGTGGCGGGAGCCGGGCTCAGGAACGCGGGACGTGGCCAAACTGGCCCTGGAACAGGCCGGCATTCAGACGCGCGAGGTGTTGACGCTGACCGGAACCGAAGCGGTGAAAGAAGCGGTCATCACGGGGCTGGGTGTGGCCTTTCTCTCGGAAGCGAGTGTCCGGCGCGACGTGGATGCCGGACGCCTGATCTGCCCGTCGCTGAACCTGCCGGGCCTCGAACGCGATCTGAGCATCGTGAGTGCTGAGGAGGAGGTACTGTCCAGGGCCGTCCGGGGCTTTCTGACGTTCCTGGTTTAG
- a CDS encoding sugar phosphate isomerase/epimerase family protein, translating to MLYATRLNSLKSRPELAFSPGPISTRHLLERAARITGLNSLSLNFPEHFSLETLKETRQQIEDLGLSVDSLNIRYPADTFGDGGFTHPSAAVRQAAIDLSCQALDACAALGGNHVIVWPGFDGFDYPFQDSYERMFGHTVEGFAQVAAHNPQMRVGIEYKPWEPRKYSLVGNMGEALLVVQEIAADNLGVVLDYCHAQMANEHAPKAAALALRHDKLFGVHLNDGYGRQDDGLMVGTTSLITTLELLVLLERGGYPGTLYFDTFPVREDPVRECEWNIRVSERLLTLARELAADPTLGSGHDAFNVTRVIERLLSMEPAYA from the coding sequence ATGCTGTACGCCACGCGTCTCAACTCGCTGAAATCGCGACCAGAGCTCGCCTTCTCACCCGGACCGATCAGCACCCGGCACCTCCTGGAACGCGCTGCCCGCATCACCGGCCTCAACTCGCTGAGCCTCAATTTCCCTGAGCACTTCTCACTCGAAACGCTCAAAGAAACACGCCAGCAGATCGAGGATCTGGGCCTCAGTGTCGACAGCCTGAACATCCGGTATCCCGCCGACACCTTCGGAGATGGGGGATTCACCCACCCGTCCGCCGCTGTCCGTCAGGCCGCCATTGATCTGAGTTGTCAGGCACTCGACGCCTGTGCGGCACTGGGGGGCAATCATGTGATCGTCTGGCCCGGCTTCGACGGATTCGATTATCCGTTTCAGGACAGCTATGAGCGCATGTTCGGCCATACCGTCGAGGGCTTCGCGCAGGTGGCGGCCCACAATCCGCAAATGCGGGTGGGGATCGAGTACAAGCCCTGGGAACCGCGCAAGTACTCGCTGGTCGGTAATATGGGCGAGGCCCTGCTCGTGGTGCAGGAAATAGCGGCGGACAATCTGGGGGTGGTCCTAGACTATTGCCACGCCCAGATGGCCAATGAGCACGCGCCGAAAGCAGCTGCCCTGGCGCTGCGCCATGACAAGCTCTTCGGTGTGCACCTGAACGACGGCTACGGCCGCCAGGATGACGGTCTCATGGTCGGTACCACCAGCCTGATCACCACCTTGGAACTGCTGGTGCTGCTGGAACGCGGCGGGTATCCGGGGACGCTCTACTTCGACACCTTCCCGGTACGCGAGGACCCGGTGCGCGAATGTGAGTGGAATATTCGCGTGAGTGAGCGTTTGCTGACACTGGCGCGTGAGCTGGCCGCCGATCCGACGCTTGGCAGCGGCCACGACGCGTTCAACGTCACCCGCGTGATCGAACGTCTGCTGTCGATGGAACCGGCGTATGCCTGA
- a CDS encoding NAD-dependent epimerase/dehydratase family protein → MISPDVERLRGDRDQGLAGLHALRNRTWDACLDVSGYTPRQVRPSAECLRTQVQRYVFISSVSVYGDPQHRPVVETDSLLPPAADDETEITGETYGPLKVACEQVVQALYGSRSTILRPQIVAGPHDPTGRYPYWVNRAMLGGEMLAPGDGSDHLQVIDVRDLARFAVRVVEDAQGGVFNVVGPRLSWSTFIQVLGAQTVTWVRTQVLEAQGVTSQELPLFRPEHGPLSSLMHVDPARSVAAGLVLTDPAVTVADTRAWSVTAQLTPVFTPQREAAVLSAARQDPAS, encoded by the coding sequence ATGATCTCCCCAGACGTCGAGCGGTTACGTGGAGACCGCGATCAGGGCCTAGCAGGTCTCCACGCGCTCAGAAACCGGACCTGGGACGCCTGCCTCGACGTCAGCGGGTACACGCCCCGACAGGTCCGGCCCAGCGCGGAATGCCTCCGGACGCAGGTCCAGCGGTATGTGTTCATCAGTTCCGTCAGTGTCTACGGAGATCCCCAGCACCGTCCTGTGGTGGAAACCGATTCGCTGCTGCCGCCCGCAGCGGACGACGAGACGGAGATCACCGGCGAGACCTACGGGCCCCTCAAAGTGGCATGCGAACAGGTGGTGCAGGCGCTGTACGGCTCACGAAGCACCATCCTGCGGCCACAAATCGTTGCTGGTCCCCACGATCCCACCGGGCGCTATCCTTACTGGGTGAACCGCGCGATGCTGGGCGGCGAGATGCTCGCGCCAGGAGACGGCTCTGATCACCTGCAAGTCATCGACGTTCGCGATCTGGCGCGGTTCGCTGTGCGGGTGGTCGAAGACGCGCAGGGCGGCGTGTTCAACGTCGTCGGACCCAGGCTCAGCTGGTCGACGTTCATTCAGGTGCTGGGTGCCCAGACAGTGACGTGGGTGAGGACCCAGGTTCTCGAAGCGCAGGGTGTCACGTCACAGGAACTGCCGTTGTTCCGCCCGGAGCACGGCCCGCTGAGCAGCCTGATGCACGTCGACCCGGCCCGGAGCGTGGCTGCCGGACTGGTCCTGACCGATCCGGCGGTCACGGTCGCGGACACGCGTGCGTGGAGTGTCACCGCCCAGCTGACGCCTGTATTCACGCCTCAACGGGAGGCGGCGGTCCTCTCGGCAGCACGGCAAGACCCTGCATCTTGA
- a CDS encoding DUF3560 domain-containing protein — MFVVTWTSNREDFLLEFVEKVEFEHDPDDRGEARAARFTGRAEAARKRADQRWTAVLEAVAGIPAGQLVLRGRHSQRRHERALERSDSHGRAALEEDKKATYWAERAAGSERRARQKSDPGVISRRIEPLAAELRSQERSLDQAMNAPDHLRYSGQLGRELTPEQRTA, encoded by the coding sequence GTGTTCGTGGTGACCTGGACGTCCAACCGCGAGGATTTCCTGCTGGAGTTCGTGGAAAAGGTGGAGTTCGAGCACGATCCGGACGACAGGGGAGAGGCGAGAGCCGCCCGCTTTACCGGACGGGCAGAGGCAGCTCGCAAGCGGGCAGACCAGCGCTGGACAGCTGTTCTGGAAGCCGTGGCAGGCATTCCTGCGGGACAACTTGTGTTGCGCGGTCGTCACAGCCAGCGGCGGCACGAACGGGCGCTGGAGCGGAGCGACAGCCACGGACGCGCCGCCCTGGAGGAGGACAAGAAGGCGACATACTGGGCGGAACGCGCCGCGGGCAGTGAGCGCCGAGCGCGGCAGAAGAGCGACCCGGGGGTGATCTCCCGGCGCATCGAGCCGCTGGCCGCCGAGCTGCGGTCGCAGGAGCGCTCGCTCGATCAGGCGATGAACGCGCCTGACCACCTACGGTACAGCGGCCAGCTGGGGCGCGAGCTGACACCAGAGCAACGGACCGCGTAG
- a CDS encoding penicillin-binding transpeptidase domain-containing protein codes for MFQVATAHTRQYMLYRVVHNSIPAAARLPGYQLAGKAGTAQVVVGGRYSPTVFISTFSAFFPAGHPRFPISVMVRGAKNALRVGAGRSACSCDRQ; via the coding sequence GTGTTCCAGGTTGCGACCGCTCATACCAGGCAGTACATGCTGTACCGCGTGGTACATAACAGCATTCCGGCGGCTGCTCGTCTCCCCGGGTATCAGCTGGCTGGCAAAGCAGGCACGGCCCAGGTGGTGGTTGGAGGGCGGTACAGCCCGACTGTCTTTATCAGTACGTTCTCTGCGTTCTTTCCGGCTGGGCATCCACGCTTTCCCATCTCCGTAATGGTGCGTGGAGCAAAAAACGCTCTCAGGGTCGGAGCTGGCCGCTCCGCTTGTTCGTGCGATCGCCAGTGA
- a CDS encoding TDT family transporter encodes MTTIRLFFHRPLSRLTAPGEAIRGFTPNWFTACMGTGILSLTLPKLPLPGTAAAGEGLWLLNMVLFVLFTVFLGARLVLHPADSRATLHHPVQSMFLGAVPMGLATIINGFIAFGVPHWGQDAALLARDLWVFDALLSAAIGLLVPYLMFTRQDHALERMTAVWLLPVVASEVAAASAGLIAPSLNTASATALLYSGYVLFALSVPLALMIITVLVLRLAQHKLPAAELGASMFLPLGPLASGALALVQLGEAVPRVFQAQGLGELTTAVVGIGLIGGVMLWGFGAWWLALATLTTLRYLKRGLPFNLGWWGFIFPLGVFTAASFGVGTLTQLAFFIHVGHLLVVTVALLWIMVTARTAHGAWHGSLFQTSLRSNETELPHSFSPAVSLPASGEGTIDGAAPLEGV; translated from the coding sequence ATGACGACGATCCGGCTGTTCTTTCACCGCCCGCTGAGCCGGCTGACAGCTCCTGGCGAGGCCATTCGGGGCTTCACGCCCAACTGGTTTACTGCCTGCATGGGAACCGGCATCCTCTCGCTGACGCTGCCCAAGCTGCCGCTCCCTGGTACAGCGGCTGCCGGAGAGGGCCTGTGGCTGCTGAACATGGTGTTGTTCGTTCTATTCACCGTGTTCTTGGGAGCCCGTCTGGTGCTGCACCCGGCGGACAGCCGCGCCACCCTGCATCACCCGGTGCAGAGCATGTTTCTTGGAGCCGTTCCGATGGGCCTGGCGACCATCATCAACGGGTTCATCGCCTTCGGCGTACCGCACTGGGGTCAGGATGCGGCGCTGCTGGCCCGTGACCTGTGGGTTTTTGACGCGCTGCTCTCAGCGGCAATCGGCCTGCTCGTGCCCTACCTGATGTTCACCCGCCAGGATCACGCGCTCGAGAGGATGACGGCCGTCTGGCTGCTGCCGGTGGTGGCTTCGGAAGTGGCTGCCGCCAGCGCTGGTCTGATCGCGCCCTCTCTGAACACTGCGAGCGCCACGGCGCTTCTGTATTCCGGCTATGTGCTGTTTGCCCTCTCGGTGCCGCTGGCCCTGATGATCATTACCGTGCTGGTGCTGCGCCTTGCTCAACACAAACTGCCAGCAGCCGAACTGGGCGCGAGCATGTTCCTGCCGCTGGGGCCGCTGGCGTCCGGTGCCCTGGCACTGGTGCAGCTGGGTGAGGCTGTGCCCCGCGTATTTCAGGCACAGGGTCTGGGTGAACTGACGACGGCGGTCGTCGGAATCGGTCTGATCGGCGGCGTGATGCTCTGGGGCTTCGGGGCCTGGTGGCTGGCATTGGCAACCCTGACCACCCTCCGCTACCTGAAGAGGGGCCTGCCATTCAATCTCGGCTGGTGGGGCTTCATCTTCCCGCTGGGTGTCTTCACCGCCGCCAGCTTCGGAGTGGGCACGCTGACCCAACTGGCCTTCTTCATCCATGTCGGACACCTGCTGGTCGTCACTGTCGCCCTGCTCTGGATCATGGTCACCGCCCGCACGGCGCATGGTGCCTGGCACGGCTCCCTCTTCCAAACCTCGCTGCGGTCGAACGAGACCGAGCTGCCCCATTCCTTCTCTCCAGCGGTCAGTCTCCCTGCATCCGGTGAAGGCACCATTGACGGCGCGGCACCGCTTGAAGGGGTTTAA
- a CDS encoding C1 family peptidase — translation MLGLFKLFAPDGAERVIKGYKPSKPKAGTKQFSKLGANISRLPNKVDLRPQMTKVEDQGNTNSCAANATAGAYEYLLKRHQGELKDVSRLYIYYNARHQADPDNIEDEGATLSDVIDSLKEYGACTEPTWIFDEASVNEVPSDDAYEEGASFVVEEARQVPLDLETWKTALAAGNPIIFGIMLYDSFDKQRKPGLVPAPTKGELNRESHSGHAMLCVGYSDPDQVFIVRNSWGSKWGDKGYCYMSYDYVMDSNHNFDDSWIIERVEELPVDAEAWSDDEESVLEEVSTALAGMDEETYASLLETMGDVSFELRMALLFLAAVSADGEISDEEIAVVSQYLKPVLEQTGGNQNAAGILKHARKQLKNQALIDESIEVIWQCFDYDVLASMTNQMEEAASADGFSKAERLFLEDLTSRWQAGADEEDIDEEDIDEEDIDEEDIDEEDIDEEDIDEEDIDEEDIDEEDIDEE, via the coding sequence ATGTTGGGATTGTTCAAGTTATTCGCTCCTGACGGAGCTGAGCGCGTCATTAAGGGGTACAAGCCCTCGAAGCCAAAGGCGGGCACCAAGCAGTTCAGTAAGCTCGGCGCCAATATCAGCCGCCTCCCGAACAAAGTCGACCTGCGGCCACAGATGACCAAGGTCGAGGACCAAGGCAACACCAACAGCTGCGCCGCCAACGCCACCGCTGGCGCCTACGAATACTTGCTCAAACGCCATCAGGGTGAGCTGAAGGATGTCAGCCGGCTCTACATCTACTACAACGCCCGTCACCAGGCCGATCCTGACAACATCGAGGATGAGGGCGCCACCCTCTCGGATGTGATCGACAGTCTCAAGGAGTACGGCGCCTGTACCGAGCCGACCTGGATCTTCGATGAGGCCTCGGTCAACGAAGTGCCCAGCGACGACGCCTATGAAGAAGGCGCCAGTTTCGTCGTCGAAGAGGCCCGCCAAGTTCCACTTGATCTCGAAACCTGGAAGACTGCCCTGGCCGCCGGCAATCCGATCATTTTCGGCATCATGCTCTACGATTCCTTCGACAAGCAGCGCAAGCCCGGCCTCGTGCCCGCCCCGACGAAGGGTGAGCTCAACCGCGAGTCTCACAGTGGTCACGCCATGCTGTGCGTAGGTTACTCGGATCCTGACCAGGTCTTCATCGTGCGCAATTCCTGGGGCAGCAAGTGGGGCGACAAGGGCTACTGCTATATGTCATACGACTACGTGATGGATTCCAATCACAATTTCGACGACAGTTGGATCATCGAGCGCGTCGAGGAGCTTCCGGTAGATGCGGAAGCCTGGAGCGACGACGAGGAATCTGTGCTTGAGGAGGTCTCGACCGCCCTCGCCGGGATGGACGAAGAAACGTATGCCAGCCTGCTCGAAACCATGGGCGATGTCTCTTTCGAGCTGCGTATGGCGTTGCTGTTTCTGGCGGCAGTTTCTGCTGACGGTGAGATCAGTGACGAGGAAATCGCGGTTGTCAGCCAGTACCTGAAGCCCGTACTCGAGCAAACCGGCGGCAACCAGAACGCCGCAGGTATTCTCAAACATGCCCGCAAGCAACTCAAGAATCAGGCGTTGATCGACGAGTCAATTGAGGTGATCTGGCAATGCTTCGATTACGACGTGCTGGCGAGCATGACCAATCAGATGGAAGAAGCCGCCTCGGCGGATGGCTTCTCCAAAGCTGAGCGCCTGTTTCTCGAGGATCTCACCTCGCGATGGCAGGCGGGGGCGGACGAGGAAGACATCGATGAGGAAGACATCGACGAGGAAGACATCGACGAAGAAGACATCGACGAGGAAGACATCGACGAGGAAGACATAGACGAAGAAGACATCGACGAAGAAGACATAGACGAAGAAGACATCGACGAGGAGTAA